The following proteins are co-located in the Gorilla gorilla gorilla isolate KB3781 chromosome 7, NHGRI_mGorGor1-v2.1_pri, whole genome shotgun sequence genome:
- the LOC129524363 gene encoding protein FAM90A15-like: MMARRDPKSWAKRLVRAQTLQKQRRAPVGPRAPPPDEEDPRLKCKNCGAFGHTARSTRCPMKCWKAALVPATLGKKEGKENLKPWKPQVEANPGPLNKDKGEKEERPRQQDPQRKALLHIFSGKVPEKPLPNRKGSTESSDYLRVASGPMPVHTTSKRPRVDPVPADRSATEMSGRGSVLASLSPLRKASLSSSSSLGPKERQTGAAADIPQPAVRHQGPEPLLVVKPTHCSPEGGCREVPQAASRTHGPLQAIRPQAQDKRPAVTSQPCPPAATHSLGLGSNLSFGPGAKRPAQAPIQACLNFPKKPRLGPFQIPESAIQGGELGAPENLQPPPAATELGPSTSPQMDRRTPAQVPSVDRQPPHSRPCLPTTQACTMSHHPAASHDGAQPLRVLFQRLENGRWSSSLLAAPSFPSPEKPGGFLAQSPHVSEKSEGPCVRVPPSVLYEDLQVSSSSEDSDSDLE; encoded by the exons ATGATGGCACGTCGGGACCCCAAATCTTGGGCCAAGAGACTGGTGAGAGCCCAGACCCTCCAGAAGCAGCGGAGGGCCCCAGTTGGGCCAAGGGCTCCCCCGCCCGATGAAGAAGATCCCAGG CTCAAGTGCAAAAACTGCGGGGCCTTTGGCCACACGGCCAGAAGTACCAGGTGCCCCATGAAGTGCTGGAAGGCAGCCCTGGTTCCAGCGACCttggggaaaaaggaagggaaggaaaacctGAAACCATGGAAGCCCCAGGTTGAAGCCAACCCGGGGCCCTTGAACAAGgataagggagagaaggaagagagaccaaG GCAACAAGACCCGCAGAGGAAGGCTCTCCTCCACATATTTTCCGGGAAAGTTCCAGAGAAGCCGCTGCCGAATCGAAAAGGATCCACGGAATCTTCTGATTATCTGAGG GTTGCAAGCGGGCCAATGCCGGTCCACACAACCAGTAAAAGGCCGCGCGTGGACCCTGTCCCCGCTGATCGCTCAGCTACCGAAATGTCTGGCAGGGGCTCCGTCTTGGCTTCACTGTCTCCCCTCAGAAAAGCCAGTCTGAGCTCCTCCTCAAGTCTCGGACCAAAGGAAAGACAGACAGGGGCTGCGGCCGACATCCCTCAGCCTGCCGTCAGGCACCAGGGCCCCGAGCCTCTCCTCGTGGTGAAGCCGACACACTGCAGCCCTGAGGGTGGCTGCCGAGAAGTTCCCCAGGCTGCCTCCAGAACCCACGGCCCGCTCCAGGCCATCAGACCCCAGGCGCAAGACAAACGTCCTGCGGTGACCTCACAGCCCTGCCCGCCAGCCGCCACACACAGCTTGGGCCTAGGCTCCAATCTCAGCTTCGGGCCAGGAGCCAAGAGACCTGCCCAGGCTCCGATTCAGGCTTGCCTGAACTTCCCCAAGAAACCAAGACTGGGTCCCTTCCAGATCCCCGAAAGCGCCATCCAGGGAGGTGAGCTGGGGGCCCCGGAGAATCTCCAACCTCCGCCAGCCGCAACCGAACTTGGACCAAGTACGTCGCCCCAGATGGACAGGAGGACACCGGCCCAGGTGCCCAGCGTCGACCGGCAGCCTCCGCACAGCAGACCTTGCCTGCCTACTACCCAGGCCTGCACCATGTCCCATCACCCAGCGGCCAGCCATGATGGGGCCCAGCCTCTCAGAGTTCTCTTCCAGAGACTGGAAAACGGACGCTGGAGCTCCAGCCTCCTGGCGGCCccctcatttccctctcctgagAAGCCGGGAGGCTTCCTCGCTCAGAGCCCTCATGTGTCAGAGAAGTCTGAGGGTCCCTGTGTTCGTGTCCCACCGAGCGTCCTCTATGAGGACCTTCAGGTTTCCTCCTCCTCAGAGGACAGCGATTCTGACCTGGAGTGA
- the LOC134759005 gene encoding protein FAM90A15-like: MMARRDPKSWAKRLVRAQTLQKQRRAPVGPRAPPPDEEDPRLKCKNCGAFGHTARSTRCPMKCWKAALVPATLGKKEGKENLKPWKPQVEANPGPLNKDKGEKEERPRQQDPQRKALLHIFSGKAPEKPLPNRKGSTESSDYLRVASGPMPVHTTSKRPRVDPVPADRSATEMSGRGSVLASLSPLRKASLSSSSSLGPKERQTGAAADIPQPAVRHQGPEPLLVVKPTHCSPEGGCREVPQAASRTHGPLQAIRPQAQDKRPAVTSQPCPPAATHSLGLGSNLSFGPGAKRPAQAPIQACLNFPKKPRLGPFQIPESAIQGGELGAPENLQPPPAATELGPSTSPQMDRRTPAQVPSVDRQPPHSRPCLPTTQACTMSHHPAASHDGAQPLRVLFQRLENGRWSSSLLAAPSFPSPEKPGGFLAQSPHVSEKSEGPCVRVPPSVLYEDLQVSSSSEDSDSDLE; the protein is encoded by the exons ATGATGGCACGTCGGGACCCCAAATCTTGGGCCAAGAGACTGGTGAGAGCCCAGACCCTCCAGAAGCAGCGGAGGGCCCCAGTTGGGCCAAGGGCTCCCCCGCCCGATGAAGAAGATCCCAGG CTCAAGTGCAAAAACTGCGGGGCCTTTGGCCACACGGCCAGAAGTACCAGGTGCCCCATGAAGTGCTGGAAGGCAGCCCTGGTTCCAGCGACCttggggaaaaaggaagggaaggaaaacctGAAACCATGGAAGCCCCAGGTTGAAGCCAACCCGGGGCCCTTGAACAAGgataagggagagaaggaagagagaccaaG GCAACAAGACCCGCAGAGGAAGGCTCTCCTCCACATATTTTCCGGGAAAGCTCCAGAGAAGCCGCTGCCGAATCGAAAAGGATCCACGGAATCTTCTGATTATCTGAGG GTTGCAAGCGGGCCAATGCCGGTCCACACAACCAGTAAAAGGCCGCGCGTGGACCCTGTCCCCGCTGATCGCTCAGCTACCGAAATGTCTGGCAGGGGCTCCGTCTTGGCTTCACTGTCTCCCCTCAGAAAAGCCAGTCTGAGCTCCTCCTCAAGTCTCGGACCAAAGGAAAGACAGACAGGGGCTGCGGCCGACATCCCTCAGCCTGCCGTCAGGCACCAGGGCCCCGAGCCTCTCCTCGTGGTGAAGCCGACACACTGCAGCCCTGAGGGTGGCTGCCGAGAAGTTCCCCAGGCTGCCTCCAGAACCCACGGCCCGCTCCAGGCCATCAGACCCCAGGCGCAAGACAAACGTCCTGCGGTGACCTCACAGCCCTGCCCGCCAGCCGCCACACACAGCTTGGGCCTAGGCTCCAATCTCAGCTTCGGGCCAGGAGCCAAGAGACCTGCCCAGGCTCCGATTCAGGCTTGCCTGAACTTCCCCAAGAAACCAAGACTGGGTCCCTTCCAGATCCCCGAAAGCGCCATCCAGGGAGGTGAGCTGGGGGCCCCGGAGAATCTCCAACCTCCGCCAGCCGCAACCGAACTTGGACCAAGTACGTCGCCCCAGATGGACAGGAGGACACCGGCCCAGGTGCCCAGCGTCGACCGGCAGCCTCCGCACAGCAGACCTTGCCTGCCTACTACCCAGGCCTGCACCATGTCCCATCACCCAGCGGCCAGCCATGATGGGGCCCAGCCTCTCAGAGTTCTCTTCCAGAGACTGGAAAACGGACGCTGGAGCTCCAGCCTCCTGGCGGCCccctcatttccctctcctgagAAGCCGGGAGGCTTCCTCGCTCAGAGCCCTCATGTGTCAGAGAAGTCTGAGGGTCCCTGTGTTCGTGTCCCACCGAGCGTCCTCTATGAGGACCTTCAGGTTTCCTCCTCCTCAGAGGACAGCGATTCTGACCTGGAGTGA
- the LOC129524364 gene encoding protein FAM90A15-like has protein sequence MMARRDPKSWAKRLVRAQTLQKQRRAPVGPRAPPPDEEDPRLKCKNCGAFGHTARSTRCPMKCWKAALVPATLGKKEGKENLKPWKPQVEANPGPLNKDKGEKEERPRQQDPQRKALLHIFSGKPPEKPLPNRKGSTESSDYLRVASGPMPVHTTSKRPRVDPVPADRSATEMSGRGSVLASLSPLRKASLSSSSSLGPKERQTGAAADIPQPAVRHQGPEPLLVVKPTHCSPEGGCREVPQAASRTHGPLQAIRPQAQDKRPAVTSQPCPPAATHSLGLGSNLSFGPGAKRPAQAPIQACLNFPKKPRLGPFQIPESAIQGGELGAPENLQPPPAATELGPSTSPQMDRRTPAQVPSVDRQPPHSRPCLPTTQACTMSHHPAASHDGAQPLRVLFQRLENGRWSSSLLAAPSFPSPEKPGGFLAQSPHVSEKSEGPCVRVPPSVLYEDLQVSSSSEDSDSDLE, from the exons ATGATGGCACGTCGGGACCCCAAATCTTGGGCCAAGAGACTGGTGAGAGCCCAGACCCTCCAGAAGCAGCGGAGGGCCCCAGTTGGGCCAAGGGCTCCCCCGCCCGATGAAGAAGATCCCAGG CTCAAGTGCAAAAACTGCGGGGCCTTTGGCCACACGGCCAGAAGTACCAGGTGCCCCATGAAGTGCTGGAAGGCAGCCCTGGTTCCAGCGACCttggggaaaaaggaagggaaggaaaacctGAAACCATGGAAGCCCCAGGTTGAAGCCAACCCGGGGCCCTTGAACAAGgataagggagagaaggaagagagaccaaG GCAACAAGACCCGCAGAGGAAGGCTCTCCTCCACATATTTTCCGGGAAACCTCCAGAGAAGCCGCTGCCGAATCGAAAAGGATCCACGGAATCTTCTGATTATCTGAGG GTTGCAAGCGGGCCAATGCCGGTCCACACAACCAGTAAAAGGCCGCGCGTGGACCCTGTCCCCGCTGATCGCTCAGCTACCGAAATGTCTGGCAGGGGCTCCGTCTTGGCTTCACTGTCTCCCCTCAGAAAAGCCAGTCTGAGCTCCTCCTCAAGTCTCGGACCAAAGGAAAGACAGACAGGGGCTGCGGCCGACATCCCTCAGCCTGCCGTCAGGCACCAGGGCCCCGAGCCTCTCCTCGTGGTGAAGCCGACACACTGCAGCCCTGAGGGTGGCTGCCGAGAAGTTCCCCAGGCTGCCTCCAGAACCCACGGCCCGCTCCAGGCCATCAGACCCCAGGCGCAAGACAAACGTCCTGCGGTGACCTCACAGCCCTGCCCGCCAGCCGCCACACACAGCTTGGGCCTAGGCTCCAATCTCAGCTTCGGGCCAGGAGCCAAGAGACCTGCCCAGGCTCCGATTCAGGCTTGCCTGAACTTCCCCAAGAAACCAAGACTGGGTCCCTTCCAGATCCCCGAAAGCGCCATCCAGGGAGGTGAGCTGGGGGCCCCGGAGAATCTCCAACCTCCGCCAGCCGCAACCGAACTTGGACCAAGTACGTCGCCCCAGATGGACAGGAGGACACCGGCCCAGGTGCCCAGCGTCGACCGGCAGCCTCCGCACAGCAGACCTTGCCTGCCTACTACCCAGGCCTGCACCATGTCCCATCACCCAGCGGCCAGCCATGATGGGGCCCAGCCTCTCAGAGTTCTCTTCCAGAGACTGGAAAACGGACGCTGGAGCTCCAGCCTCCTGGCGGCCccctcatttccctctcctgagAAGCCGGGAGGCTTCCTCGCTCAGAGCCCTCATGTGTCAGAGAAGTCTGAGGGTCCCTGTGTTCGTGTCCCACCGAGCGTCCTCTATGAGGACCTTCAGGTTTCCTCCTCCTCAGAGGACAGCGATTCTGACCTGGAGTGA
- the LOC129524368 gene encoding protein FAM90A15-like encodes MMARRDPKSWAKRLVRAQTLQKQRRAPVGPRAPPPDEEDPRLKCKNCGAFGHTARSTRCPMKCWKAALVPATLGKKEGKENLKPWKPQVEANPGPLNKDKGEKEERPRQQDPQRKALLHIFSGKAPEKPLPNRKGSTESSDYLRVASGPMPVHTTSKRPRVDPVPADRSATEMSGRGSVLASLSPLRKASLSSSSSLGPKERQTGAAADIPQPAVRHQGPEPLLVVKPTHCSPEGGCREVPQAASRTHGPLQAIRPQAQDKRPAVTSQPCPPAATHSLGLGSNLSFGPGAKRPAQAPIQACLNFPKKPRLGPFQIPESAIQGGELGAPENLQPPPAATELGPSTSPQMDRRTPAQVPSVDRQPPHSRPCLPTTQACTMSHHPAASHDGAQPLRVLFQRLENGRWSSSLLAAPSFPSPEKPGGFLAQSPHVSEKSEGPCVRVPPSVLYEDLQVSSSSEDSDSDLE; translated from the exons ATGATGGCACGTCGGGACCCCAAATCTTGGGCCAAGAGACTGGTGAGAGCCCAGACCCTCCAGAAGCAGCGGAGGGCCCCAGTTGGGCCAAGGGCTCCCCCGCCCGATGAAGAAGATCCCAGG CTCAAGTGCAAAAACTGCGGGGCCTTTGGCCACACGGCCAGAAGTACCAGGTGCCCCATGAAGTGCTGGAAGGCAGCCCTGGTTCCAGCGACCttggggaaaaaggaagggaaggaaaacctGAAACCATGGAAGCCCCAGGTTGAAGCCAACCCGGGGCCCTTGAACAAGgataagggagagaaggaagagagaccaaG GCAACAAGACCCGCAGAGGAAGGCTCTCCTCCACATATTTTCCGGGAAAGCTCCAGAGAAGCCGCTGCCGAATCGAAAAGGATCCACGGAATCTTCTGATTATCTGAGG GTTGCAAGCGGGCCAATGCCGGTCCACACAACCAGTAAAAGGCCGCGCGTGGACCCTGTCCCCGCTGATCGCTCAGCTACCGAAATGTCTGGCAGGGGCTCCGTCTTGGCTTCACTGTCTCCCCTCAGAAAAGCCAGTCTGAGCTCCTCCTCAAGTCTCGGACCAAAGGAAAGACAGACAGGGGCTGCGGCCGACATCCCTCAGCCTGCCGTCAGGCACCAGGGCCCCGAGCCTCTCCTCGTGGTGAAGCCGACACACTGCAGCCCTGAGGGTGGCTGCCGAGAAGTTCCCCAGGCTGCCTCCAGAACCCACGGCCCGCTCCAGGCCATCAGACCCCAGGCGCAAGACAAACGTCCTGCGGTGACCTCACAGCCCTGCCCGCCAGCCGCCACACACAGCTTGGGCCTAGGCTCCAATCTCAGCTTCGGGCCAGGAGCCAAGAGACCTGCCCAGGCTCCGATTCAGGCTTGCCTGAACTTCCCCAAGAAACCAAGACTGGGTCCCTTCCAGATCCCCGAAAGCGCCATCCAGGGAGGTGAGCTGGGGGCCCCGGAGAATCTCCAACCTCCGCCAGCCGCAACCGAACTTGGACCAAGTACGTCGCCCCAGATGGACAGGAGGACACCGGCCCAGGTGCCCAGCGTCGACAGGCAGCCTCCGCACAGCAGACCTTGCCTGCCTACTACCCAGGCCTGCACCATGTCCCATCACCCAGCGGCCAGCCATGATGGGGCCCAGCCTCTCAGAGTTCTCTTCCAGAGACTGGAAAACGGACGCTGGAGCTCCAGCCTCCTGGCGGCCccctcatttccctctcctgagAAGCCGGGAGGCTTCCTCGCTCAGAGCCCTCATGTGTCAGAGAAGTCTGAGGGTCCCTGTGTTCGTGTCCCACCGAGCGTCCTCTATGAGGACCTTCAGGTTTCCTCCTCCTCAGAGGACAGCGATTCTGACCTGGAGTGA